The window GGACACTTCACATTATGAACACGGACGGTTCTGACATGAAAGAGATCACTACCGAACTGGACAGAAGTGTTTCTGACCTGGAATGGGATTCAAAAAGCAAGGGAATTTATTTTACGTATGACGATAAAGGAAACTCTAAAATAGGGTATGTATCACTTCGTGGCTCTATAAAAAAAATTGCCGATAATCTGGGAGGTACTACCGTGGGAAGACCCTATGCAAGTGGCTCTTATACTGTTTCTGATAAAGGAATCATATCATACACAAAAACCACTCCATACCATCCGGCAGAGATCGCTGTAATTGATGGCAGCTCCGACAAGGTAATAACCGCTCTTAACAGCGACATTTTGCCATACAGGAACCTTGGTAAAGTTGAGGAGGTGTGGTACTCATCATCAGTCGATAACAGAAATCTTCAGGGGTGGGTTGTATACCCTCCGAATTATAAAAAAGGAAAAAAATATCCTTTATTAGTCGAAAATCACGGCGGACCCATATTGAATTATGGCGATCGCTTTTCGACTGAAATGCAACTATATGCGGCTGAGGGATATCTGGTATTCTATCCTAACCCCAGAGGCAGCACCAGCTACGGAGAAGAATTTGCCAATCTCTTGTACAACAATTATCCCGGTGAAGATTACAATGATGTAATGGACGGTGTAGATTACCTGATCAATAAAGGATTGGCAGATGCTGACAATATGTTTGTCACCGGAGGTAGTGCAGGGGGTATTATGACTGCCTGGATTATAGGCAAAAACAACAGGTTTAACGCTGCCGTCGTCGCTAAACCGGTTATCAACTGGATCAGCAAAACACTAGTCGCTGACAACTATTATGGTTATGCAGATTACAGATATCCGGGACAACCCTGGGAAAATGTTGAAGGCTACTGGAAATTCTCGCCCCTCTCGCTTGTTGCTAATGTAGAAACACCAACGATGGTAATGGTAGGGATGAACGATTTACGAACACCTCCCAGTGAAGCCAAGCAATATTATCACGCATTAAAACTCAGAAAAAAAGAAACAGTTTTGGTTGAAATTCCCGGTGCAAGCCATAACATTGCCGGAAAACCAAGTAATTTAATAACCAAAATAGCCCATACCCTTGCATGGTTTGAGAAGTATAAAAAATAACCCTGCCCGTAAACAGGCAGGGTTTGCTAAATCAAAACGTGTTATTAACTTGTAATTTGAATCTAAAATTAGATACGGTGAAAAAAAACATTTGGATTACATCTACAGCAAGAAAAATCGATTTTACTGATATTGAAGCCGCAACAATGCTTCTGATGAAATGGGGGTTTGACTATAAGATCAGTAAAACTATCGGACTTGAGGACCGCCAATTTGCAGGCACCGACGACGAAAGAGCTGCTGAATTTCAATATGCGATGGACAATCCCGACATAGATGCTATCTGGTGCGCCAGAGGAGGGTATGGTACCGTACGAATAATCGACAAATTAGACTTCACAGGCTTTATAAAAAATCCAAAGCCAATTATCGGGTATTCAGATGTTACCGTTCTGCATTCCCACCTTCATACTTTAGGACTGACAAGCATTCATGCCACCATGCCGATAAATGTGAAGAAGAACACTATTGAAGCACTACATTCACTTAAAACAGCCCTTAACGGAGATAAACTGCAATATGAAATAAGATCATCAAAAGAGAACAGATCGGGTCAGGGAAACGGCAGGCTCGTCGGTGGAAACCTCAGCATCCTGTACAGCCTTCTCGGTTCAGGGTCTTCAATTGACACAGACGGAAAGATCTTGTTTCTTGAAGACCTGGATGAATACCTCTACCATATTGACCGTATGTTTATGAACATAAAACGAAATGGATATTTTGATAACCTGTCAGGATTAGTGGTAGGGTCTTTTACAGATATAAAGGACAATACGGTGCCATACGGGAAAACGGTAAAAGAGATCATAATCGATGTCACCTCCGAATATAACTTTCCGATTGTTTTTGACTTCCCTGCCGGACACATTGACGATAACAATACCCTTATCATGGGGCAACGTGTAAACCTTACTGTTAATAAGACCATCTCTAAACTCGAATTCTTGTAATGGCAACGCACAACGACTTTGGAGAAAAAGGAGAACAACTCGCCTCCGATTACCTTGTAAAAAAAGGGTATCAGATTCTCGAAAGGAATTACAGATTTCAAAAAGCCGAAATTGATATCATTGCCAAATATCAAAATATGCTTTGCGTGATTGAAGTAAAAACAAGATCAACTGACGTTTTTCAGAATCCTGAAGACGCAATTACGCAGAAAAAGATAAAATTATTGGTGAAAGCCATCAATAATTACATCAACGAAAACGATTTAGATACTGAGGTCCGATTCGACATCATAAGCATCCTGAAAAACCGCCAATCCCTTTCTATACAACACTTTGAAGATGCTTTCTACCACTTTTAAAATTGTTTTATTTAAAACAAATCGTTTATTTTTTTGTTTTAATATCATAAAATTTTAATTTTATCACACCATTAATCAATTTATAACAAAGTGTGTAAATGAAGACAATTTCATCGGTAGTAGAGGAATATATCAAAGCTAAGCCCTTTTTACAAAGTGCTTTAGCCCAGGGGATTATAAATCTAACCTCCCTGTCAAGAGAAATAAGACCAGAGATTGAAAATCAACTGGGCAAGGATGTCAGAAACGGCGCTATCGTCATGGCTCTTAAAAGACTATCTGCCGACCTTGAATTTCGGGCTACACATCGCATTCTAAAAGTCTTGAAAAACATCGGGGAGATTACTGTCAGATCTTCTTTAATCGATTACACCTTCTTGGTTTCAGACTCTATCCTGAACAAACAGGCTAAACTGATGCAGGAAATCAACAATAACCAGGATGTCTTTTATACTTCGTCAAGAGGGGTCAATGAAACCAATATTGTGGTAAGCAACAGCATGGACACATTAGTAGAGGCAATATTTAAAGAAGAGAAAACCACGCAAAAGGTTGAGAACCTTTCTTCGATTAGCGTCAAGCTTCCGGAAGAAAATGTCGTTATCCCGGGTATCTACTATTTTATCTTTCAAAGACTGGCATGGGAAGGCATTGTGTTACACGAAGTGATTTCCACCACGAATGAATTCACCATCATTGTCGGAGAAGACCAGGTAGACAAGGCATTTAAAGTTATAAAGGATTTGAAAATGCTATAAAAATCGAAAGACATGGGAAGCAGGGCCTTTTGGAAATACTACATCGATGTTACCGTTTTCAACGCCGTGTTTTCTATAATTTTCAGTTTTATTTCGGGACTTTTCTGGGGGTTGATATCATTTTGCTCGATAGGCATTCTCATAGGAATATTTGGCTTCCGGTATTTCAAACAACAAGAATATTACATGTATCACAATCTGGGTTATACAAAACTAAGGCTTATTAAAAACACATGGTTCATTAACTGTCTTATTGCTGTTCCACTAATACTAATAACCGGATTTTAATGCTACTCGAAGTTTCTGGTCTAACAAAGTCCTTTGGACAAAAACCCATTATATCCGACATTTCATTCACATGCAAAACAGCTGAAATTTTAGGTGTTTTTGGCAAAAACGGCAGCGGAAAATCAACACTGTTAAAAACCATCTACGGTACTTTAAATGCTAACAGTATTAATATAAGCATTGACGGCAAAAGTATTTCGCCAAAAAATATCATCCCATCAAAATTAATCAGCTATTTACCACAAGGTTCCTTTTTACCAAAAGAACTAAAAGTCCGCCATGCAATTCCTCTGTTTTATAAAGGTGATAAACAAGATAAAATATTCTACGCCCCAAGGGTTTCCTCTTTTGAAAACAAGAAAACGGGGCAACTGTCTATGGGCGAACTTAGATATTTGGAAACGTTACTCATAGCCCACCTGGGGCATCCTTTTTTACTTCTCGACGAACCTTTTTCAATGGTAGAACCCTTGTTTAAAGAACTCATCAAAGAATTATTTCTGGAACTAAAATCAAAAAAAGGAATCATCGTAACCGATCATTATTACAGGGACGTCCTTGAAATTACAGATCGAAACTTCCTGTTGCGTGAGGGCAAAAAAATCGACATCAACAATACCTCGGATCTGACGACTAATGGTTACCTTAATTCAGAAGACAGTTAGACAACTTCTTTCTGCGCCATAAATTTGCTTAACATGGATAAAGCTTTGTCAACAGATTTTACATGATCAAACGTTAGCAACAGACGCAATCCTTTACGGGTTTCCTTCTCTTTCATTTTACATAACCCGGGATGTAACTGCACAAACTGAAGCACGTGTCGGAAAGCCTTACTTTGATAAAACGCACTTTGCTGGTCTGAAATAAAATATCCGATCATTTTACCTTGCTTCATCACAACTCTTTCAAGTCCCATCTTACTTGCCAGCCATTTAATACGGACACTGTTCAGTAAGTCGACAGCTTCTTCCGGCAGTGGACCAAACCTGTCTTCCAGCCTGCTTTGATATACATTAAGTTTCTCTTCAGTATCAATATTACTCAATTCATTGTAAAGATGCAATCGCTCCGTGATACTGTTGATATAATCATCAGGGAAGAGTAGTTCAAAATCCGTATCAATCTGTATTTCTTTCACATATTCCTTATCCTCTTTGTCTTCAGGATACAACTCTTTAAACTCATTTTCTTTAAGTTCCTCAATAGCTTCATTCAATATTTTCTGATACGTGTCGAATCCTATCTCAGTAATAAAACCGCTTTGTTCGCCACCTAAAAGATCACCTGCTCCTCTAATTTCAAGATCTTTCATGGCTATATTAAACCCGCTACCCAATTCAGTAAATTGTTCTAAGGCCTGAATTCGTTTACGGGCATCATCCGTCATCGCAGAATACGGAGGCGTAATAAAATAACAAAATGCTTTCTTATTACTACGACCGACCCTTCCTCGCATCTGATGCAGATCTGACAACCCGAAATTATTGGCATTATTGATAAAAATGGTATTGGCATTAGGTACATCGAGACCACTTTCTATAATCGTCGTGGATACCAACACATCAAATTCGCCATTCATAAACGACAGCATTAATTGCTCCAGCTTTTTTCCTTCCATCTGACCGTGTCCTATTCCAACTTTGGCATCAGGGACCAATCGCTGAATCATTCCGGCTACTTCCTTGATGTTTTCTATCCGGTTATGGATAAAAAACACCTGCCCGCCACGCTGGATCTCATATGAAACCGCATCTCTGATCACTTCTTCAGAAAACCGGATAACCTGACTTTCTATCGGATATCTATTTGGCGGAGGTGTATTAATTACCGAAAGGTCGCGTGCAGCCATCAGGCTAAACTGAAGAGTTCTTGGAATCGGTGTTGCAGTAAGCGTCAGAACGTCTACATTTTCCTTTAACGTTTTCAGCTTGTCTTTTACAGCCACCCCGAATTTCTGCTCCTCATCAACGATCAACAACCCAAGATTTTTAAACTTCACCTTCGCATTGGTTAGCTGATGTGTTCCGATAACAATATCTATCTTTCCTTCCTCCAGCTGTTCCAGCACCTCCCTTTTTTCCTTGGCAGTCCTGAACCTGTTCAGGTAATCGATTGCCACAGGAAATCCTTTTAAGCGTTCTGTAAAAGTTTTATAGTGCTGAAACGCCAGGATGGTAGTCGGCACCAGAATTGCCACTTGCTTCCCGTTATCTACCGCTTTAAAAGCAGCACGAATCGCCACTTCCGTTTTACCAAAACCTACATCGCCACAAACCAGACGATCCATCGGCTGTACACTTTCCATATCGGCCTTTACATCTTCGGTAGCTTTACTTTGGTCCGGGGTATCTTCATACAAGAAGGAAGCCTCTAACTCATTTTGCATATATGTATCCGGGCCATATTGATACCCCTTTTCGGTACGACGCTTCGCATAAAGCTTAATCAGGTTAAAAGCTATTTCCTTAACCCTTTTCTTCGTTTTTTGCTTTAAACTTTTCCAGGCATTAGACCCTAATTTATATACTTTGGGAGGTTTTCCGTCTTTCCCGTTGTATTTTGAGATTTTATGCAGTGAATGGATACTCACATACAGAATATCCCTATCGCCGTAAATAAGCTTAATAGCCTCCTGCATTTTACCTTCTACATCGATCTTTTGCAAACCTGCAAACTTCCCAATCCCATGATCTATATGGGTTACATAATCACCTACTTCGAGGTTTGTCAGCTCTTTTAATGTAATAGCCTGCTTTTTCGCATATCC of the Zhouia spongiae genome contains:
- a CDS encoding ATP-binding cassette domain-containing protein; translated protein: MLLEVSGLTKSFGQKPIISDISFTCKTAEILGVFGKNGSGKSTLLKTIYGTLNANSINISIDGKSISPKNIIPSKLISYLPQGSFLPKELKVRHAIPLFYKGDKQDKIFYAPRVSSFENKKTGQLSMGELRYLETLLIAHLGHPFLLLDEPFSMVEPLFKELIKELFLELKSKKGIIVTDHYYRDVLEITDRNFLLREGKKIDINNTSDLTTNGYLNSEDS
- a CDS encoding YraN family protein, with the translated sequence MATHNDFGEKGEQLASDYLVKKGYQILERNYRFQKAEIDIIAKYQNMLCVIEVKTRSTDVFQNPEDAITQKKIKLLVKAINNYINENDLDTEVRFDIISILKNRQSLSIQHFEDAFYHF
- a CDS encoding aspartate kinase translates to MKTISSVVEEYIKAKPFLQSALAQGIINLTSLSREIRPEIENQLGKDVRNGAIVMALKRLSADLEFRATHRILKVLKNIGEITVRSSLIDYTFLVSDSILNKQAKLMQEINNNQDVFYTSSRGVNETNIVVSNSMDTLVEAIFKEEKTTQKVENLSSISVKLPEENVVIPGIYYFIFQRLAWEGIVLHEVISTTNEFTIIVGEDQVDKAFKVIKDLKML
- the mfd gene encoding transcription-repair coupling factor, which translates into the protein MSKSIISQTFRRSLQQQKLGKAIAVSESKTHLKGLVGSSLSFVIANAFEEADKPFLLIFNDKEEAAYYLNDLEQLIGEKHVLFYPGSYRRPYQIEETDNANVLLRAEVLNRINSRKKPAVIVTYPDALFEKVVTKKELDKNTLKVQVGDRLSLDFVNEVLFEYKFKRVDFVTEPGEFSVRGGIVDVFSFSHDEPYRIEFFGDEVDSVRTFDVETQLSTDRLKKISIMPNVENKMLEENRESFLKYISGKTVVFVKDIDLLSARLDSFFDRAVQAFGQLSDEVKRTTPGELFCSSETVKRDLFSFSVVELSNQPLLKADYFVEFKTAPQPSFNKQFDLLIENLNQNHEKGYTNYIFCVSEQQAKRFHDIFEDIEGEVHYKTVVFSMFQGFADEGNKIACYTDHQIFERYHKFHLKNGYAKKQAITLKELTNLEVGDYVTHIDHGIGKFAGLQKIDVEGKMQEAIKLIYGDRDILYVSIHSLHKISKYNGKDGKPPKVYKLGSNAWKSLKQKTKKRVKEIAFNLIKLYAKRRTEKGYQYGPDTYMQNELEASFLYEDTPDQSKATEDVKADMESVQPMDRLVCGDVGFGKTEVAIRAAFKAVDNGKQVAILVPTTILAFQHYKTFTERLKGFPVAIDYLNRFRTAKEKREVLEQLEEGKIDIVIGTHQLTNAKVKFKNLGLLIVDEEQKFGVAVKDKLKTLKENVDVLTLTATPIPRTLQFSLMAARDLSVINTPPPNRYPIESQVIRFSEEVIRDAVSYEIQRGGQVFFIHNRIENIKEVAGMIQRLVPDAKVGIGHGQMEGKKLEQLMLSFMNGEFDVLVSTTIIESGLDVPNANTIFINNANNFGLSDLHQMRGRVGRSNKKAFCYFITPPYSAMTDDARKRIQALEQFTELGSGFNIAMKDLEIRGAGDLLGGEQSGFITEIGFDTYQKILNEAIEELKENEFKELYPEDKEDKEYVKEIQIDTDFELLFPDDYINSITERLHLYNELSNIDTEEKLNVYQSRLEDRFGPLPEEAVDLLNSVRIKWLASKMGLERVVMKQGKMIGYFISDQQSAFYQSKAFRHVLQFVQLHPGLCKMKEKETRKGLRLLLTFDHVKSVDKALSMLSKFMAQKEVV
- a CDS encoding alpha/beta hydrolase family protein, which translates into the protein MRTLTSILVLFCTLQSLIGQTEKKPFSYLDVYEIEYASDPQIAPDGKKVVYRRVGFDIMNDRNSGNLWIINADGSSNSKLTSREVSESSPRWSPEGDKIAFISSTDEGAEIYVYWVKTGQYAKLSQLEKSPSSLSWSPDGKYIAFSMNIAEKAPVIAKMPKKPKGAKWADAPRITDRLKHEADGRGYIEPGYNHIFIIPSEGGSPRQLTSGNYNHSGNLSWSPDGKLIYFSGNRNEDWEYNYTNSEVYSVHTETSEIAALTSRQGPDYNPIASPNGKHIAFISNNGKVQAYQNRTLHIMNTDGSDMKEITTELDRSVSDLEWDSKSKGIYFTYDDKGNSKIGYVSLRGSIKKIADNLGGTTVGRPYASGSYTVSDKGIISYTKTTPYHPAEIAVIDGSSDKVITALNSDILPYRNLGKVEEVWYSSSVDNRNLQGWVVYPPNYKKGKKYPLLVENHGGPILNYGDRFSTEMQLYAAEGYLVFYPNPRGSTSYGEEFANLLYNNYPGEDYNDVMDGVDYLINKGLADADNMFVTGGSAGGIMTAWIIGKNNRFNAAVVAKPVINWISKTLVADNYYGYADYRYPGQPWENVEGYWKFSPLSLVANVETPTMVMVGMNDLRTPPSEAKQYYHALKLRKKETVLVEIPGASHNIAGKPSNLITKIAHTLAWFEKYKK
- a CDS encoding S66 peptidase family protein; this translates as MKKNIWITSTARKIDFTDIEAATMLLMKWGFDYKISKTIGLEDRQFAGTDDERAAEFQYAMDNPDIDAIWCARGGYGTVRIIDKLDFTGFIKNPKPIIGYSDVTVLHSHLHTLGLTSIHATMPINVKKNTIEALHSLKTALNGDKLQYEIRSSKENRSGQGNGRLVGGNLSILYSLLGSGSSIDTDGKILFLEDLDEYLYHIDRMFMNIKRNGYFDNLSGLVVGSFTDIKDNTVPYGKTVKEIIIDVTSEYNFPIVFDFPAGHIDDNNTLIMGQRVNLTVNKTISKLEFL